One window of Acropora palmata chromosome 1, jaAcrPala1.3, whole genome shotgun sequence genomic DNA carries:
- the LOC141888816 gene encoding exosome complex component RRP4-like encodes MSVDARLPKRRKKIASSVGIESKHIVSPGDVITEDTGYMRGHGTYIDGDKLIASVAGVVERVNKLICVRPFKTRYNGEVGDVVVGRITEVGQKRWKVETFSKLDSVLLLSSVNLPGGELRRRSAEDELMMRHFLAEGDLISAEVQSLYSDGSLSLHTRSLKYGKLREGTLVQVPPSLVKRCKTHFLNFPCGATVILGNNGYVWICPLEEEEPTLTDNQTDRITADERPPQNIQVTDRETIARLGNCVVTLADHGVTLFITSLQYAYDASLRHSVKELLKPEIQEEIAEVVRQRLLQEA; translated from the exons ATGTCTGTTGATGCAAGATTGCCcaagagaaggaaaaaaatagcatCTTCAGTGGGAATTGAGTCAAAGCACATTGTTTCTCCAGGCGATGTCATCACAGAGGACACGGGATACATGAG AGGTCACGGAACATATATTGATGGGGATAAATTGATTGCCTCAGTGGCTGGAGTTGTGGAGAGAGTGAATAAGCTGATTTGTGTGCGGCCATTTAAAACAAG GTATAATGGAGAAGTAGGAGATGTAGTAGTTGGTAGAATAACAGAG GTTGGACAGAAAAGATGGAAAGTGGAGACATTTTCAAAGCTGGATTCTGTGCTACTCCTTTCCTCTGTAAATTTGCCTGGTGGAGAGTTG AGAAGAAGATCTGCAGAGGATGAGTTGATGATGCGGCATTTTCTCGCAGAGGGTGACCTGATTAGC GCAGAAGTGCAGTCATTGTATAGCGACGGGTCTCTTTCCTTGCATACACGCAGTCTCAAATATGGAAAG CTCAGGGAAGGAACTCTTGTTCAAGTTCCACCATCACTGGTTAAGCGGTGCAAAACTCACTTTCTTAACTTTCCCTGTGGAGCCACGGTTATCCTGGGAAACAATGGCTATGTCTGGATTTGTCCTTTGGAAGAAGAGGAACCGACCCTTACTGATAACCAGACAGACAGGATAACAGCTGATGAAAGACCACCTCAAAAC ATTCAAGTCACGGATCGAGAGACAATCGCTCGCCTTGGTAATTGTGTGGTGACACTTGCAGATCATGGAGTGACGCTGTTTATTACATCCTTGCAGTACGCATACGATGCCTCTCTCCGGCACTCG GTAAAGGAATTGCTTAAACCTGAAATCCAAGAAGAAATAGCCGAGGTTGTACGACAGCGCCTCTTGCAGGAAGCATGA